One Oceanicoccus sagamiensis genomic region harbors:
- a CDS encoding DUF2971 domain-containing protein — protein MADEIASLVKFCTAETGLKVLNSQSLRWSAPHLFNDPFELSHKSEPDFTPDTLLKGMIKEAVAMLFGPSDPTGKSNRLVAAVARWREEDRFGSEEEATQVLNQLLSQIATQQQEGIDTYMSAWRQFSRSLRICCFSDKPNNMDAWQRYGENHAGVALRFSAGDDTALPNPKRVTYSQVPPLVTSLKQQVAVTYGKETAPSPDSFLEKMLNKSKSNNVEREWRCFSSEEPDAMSDESLWYANKQFSAPELKAVYFGLGTSRTDKDNVIKLIKEKYKSTKVYQAVALPNRYEIDFVQLATK, from the coding sequence GTGGCAGACGAAATAGCATCACTGGTAAAATTTTGCACCGCCGAGACAGGACTAAAGGTTTTAAATAGCCAATCCCTGCGCTGGAGCGCCCCCCATCTGTTTAACGACCCCTTTGAACTCAGCCACAAATCAGAGCCCGACTTTACCCCGGATACCCTGCTTAAAGGGATGATTAAAGAAGCCGTTGCTATGTTATTTGGCCCCTCAGACCCAACGGGCAAAAGTAACCGTCTGGTAGCCGCCGTGGCCCGCTGGCGTGAAGAAGACCGTTTTGGCTCAGAAGAAGAAGCCACTCAAGTACTTAACCAGCTGCTTAGCCAAATAGCCACCCAGCAGCAAGAAGGGATTGATACCTATATGTCGGCTTGGCGACAGTTTTCCCGCTCATTAAGAATTTGCTGTTTTTCAGACAAGCCTAACAATATGGATGCATGGCAACGCTATGGTGAAAATCATGCCGGGGTTGCTCTGCGCTTTAGCGCCGGTGACGACACTGCCCTGCCGAACCCCAAGCGGGTGACCTATAGCCAGGTCCCGCCGCTGGTCACCAGCCTTAAGCAACAAGTGGCAGTGACCTACGGTAAAGAAACCGCCCCCAGCCCGGATAGCTTTCTGGAGAAAATGCTTAACAAAAGTAAAAGCAATAATGTGGAGCGGGAATGGCGTTGTTTTAGCAGCGAAGAACCCGACGCCATGAGTGATGAGAGCCTATGGTATGCCAATAAGCAGTTCTCTGCCCCTGAGTTAAAGGCCGTTTATTTTGGTTTGGGCACCAGTCGCACCGATAAAGACAATGTGATTAAACTGATCAAAGAAAAATACAAAAGCACCAAGGTTTATCAAGCGGTAGCCCTGCCCAACCGCTATGAGATTGACTTTGTGCAACTGGCTACCAAGTAA
- a CDS encoding GIY-YIG nuclease family protein, with translation MTAKTETSWWVYMVETQSGKLYTGITTDVERRFAEHSGRAGNKGAKFFRSDKPKKVVFQEQSANRSEASKRESEIKKLSRREKCQLAGVVYRPIRK, from the coding sequence ATGACAGCTAAAACAGAGACCAGCTGGTGGGTTTATATGGTCGAGACTCAAAGCGGTAAACTCTATACCGGGATAACCACTGATGTTGAGCGCCGTTTTGCCGAGCATAGTGGTAGGGCCGGTAACAAAGGTGCCAAGTTTTTTCGTTCAGATAAGCCCAAAAAGGTAGTTTTTCAGGAACAGAGTGCCAACCGTAGTGAGGCTAGTAAGCGTGAGTCAGAGATTAAAAAATTATCGCGGCGGGAAAAATGTCAATTGGCCGGGGTAGTTTACCGGCCAATCAGGAAATAA
- the sbcB gene encoding exodeoxyribonuclease I, with protein sequence MADFSFYWHDYETFGTDPARDRPSQFAGIRTDADFNIIGEPLVIFCKPADDMLPHPEACLVTGITPQQALEQGLPEVEFIRQIHAEFVQPGTCAVGYNSIRFDDEFSRYTLYRNFYDAYAREWQNGNSRWDIIDMVRLCCALRPEGIVWPTHEDGTTSFRLEQITEANGISHEAAHDALSDVHATIAVAKLIKDKQPRLFDYVFKLRNKRDVAALLNVAEKKPVLHTSAMFPASRFCSSLVMPLAMHPTNKNGVICYDLAVDPTPLIELNAEQIADRLYTPAAELPEGLARIPLKTIHTNRCPVVATTSLLTDTVAERIQLDLPQTRQHYKLLMQAGSLTEKLAEVFSSQNFPEQKDPDTMLYGGGFFGQNDKSVMAQVRSSTPEELRDNTFYFEDTRLTEMLFRYRARNYPESLTEEERLQWQEYRYQRLTEADGGGSLVLEDFLENVQNRLEAEAISPRDQQILEQLLDYSDQLLA encoded by the coding sequence ATGGCTGATTTTTCTTTTTACTGGCACGATTACGAAACCTTTGGTACCGACCCCGCCCGGGATCGTCCGTCACAGTTTGCCGGTATTCGCACCGATGCGGATTTCAATATTATTGGCGAACCGCTGGTGATTTTTTGTAAGCCCGCCGATGATATGCTGCCACATCCAGAAGCTTGTTTAGTAACGGGGATTACTCCGCAACAAGCTCTGGAGCAAGGTTTGCCCGAGGTAGAATTTATTCGCCAAATTCATGCCGAGTTTGTCCAGCCTGGCACCTGTGCAGTGGGTTATAACAGTATTCGTTTTGATGATGAATTTAGTCGTTATACCTTGTACCGCAATTTTTATGATGCCTATGCCCGTGAGTGGCAAAACGGGAATTCCCGTTGGGATATTATTGATATGGTGCGCTTATGTTGCGCGCTGCGCCCCGAGGGTATTGTCTGGCCAACCCATGAGGATGGCACGACCAGTTTTAGGCTGGAGCAAATTACTGAGGCCAATGGTATTAGCCATGAAGCAGCCCATGATGCTTTATCTGATGTGCATGCCACCATTGCCGTGGCTAAGTTAATTAAGGATAAGCAACCCAGGCTATTTGATTATGTGTTTAAGCTGCGTAATAAAAGGGACGTGGCTGCGTTGCTTAATGTCGCGGAGAAAAAGCCAGTGCTGCATACCTCGGCCATGTTTCCCGCCAGCCGTTTTTGTAGCAGTTTAGTGATGCCACTGGCCATGCATCCCACGAATAAAAACGGGGTGATTTGTTATGACCTGGCGGTAGATCCCACGCCTTTAATTGAGTTAAATGCCGAGCAAATTGCTGATCGTTTATATACCCCCGCCGCCGAGTTGCCGGAAGGGCTTGCAAGAATCCCCTTAAAAACCATTCATACCAACCGCTGCCCAGTGGTGGCAACGACTAGCTTGCTAACTGATACAGTTGCAGAGCGTATTCAGTTGGATCTACCGCAAACGCGGCAGCATTATAAACTGTTAATGCAGGCCGGTTCTTTAACAGAAAAACTGGCGGAGGTATTTTCATCTCAGAATTTCCCTGAGCAAAAAGACCCGGATACGATGCTCTATGGCGGTGGCTTTTTTGGCCAGAACGATAAAAGCGTGATGGCGCAAGTGCGCTCAAGTACACCGGAAGAGCTAAGGGATAATACCTTTTATTTTGAAGATACTCGCCTGACGGAAATGCTCTTTCGCTACCGTGCCCGTAATTATCCGGAGTCCTTAACAGAAGAGGAGCGCTTGCAGTGGCAGGAGTATCGCTACCAGCGTTTAACGGAAGCGGATGGTGGTGGCAGCCTGGTGCTGGAGGACTTTTTGGAGAATGTGCAAAACCGGTTAGAGGCTGAGGCGATTAGCCCCAGAGATCAACAGATTTTAGAACAGTTGCTGGATTACAGTGATCAGCTGTTGGCCTAA
- a CDS encoding GspH/FimT family pseudopilin: MKINTYHCANTRNKTSSNRHHIGFSLIELLTTLAVVALSLGLGISGLSQWLQHQTEATLFRSLQQISTFARTRAIKDGQYFTVCASQNNTDCQQQWQQQIIVFNDKNTNEVVDKDEALYRVLPLPDNAPCILWKASLGRHYLQFKPSGASNGTAGHFRFCDSQSNNKLVVGLSGRTSIKSL; this comes from the coding sequence ATGAAGATTAATACTTATCACTGCGCTAATACGCGCAATAAAACCTCCTCCAATCGTCACCACATCGGCTTTAGTTTAATCGAGCTACTCACTACACTGGCCGTTGTCGCACTTAGCCTTGGTCTGGGTATCTCCGGTTTAAGCCAGTGGTTGCAGCATCAAACCGAAGCCACCCTGTTTAGATCACTGCAGCAAATCAGCACCTTTGCCAGAACCCGGGCGATTAAAGATGGACAATACTTCACCGTATGCGCCAGCCAGAATAACACTGACTGCCAGCAGCAATGGCAACAACAGATTATTGTTTTTAATGATAAAAACACCAATGAAGTTGTCGATAAAGACGAGGCGCTCTACCGGGTACTACCACTGCCTGACAACGCCCCCTGCATTCTCTGGAAAGCCAGCCTTGGCCGGCACTACCTGCAATTTAAGCCCTCTGGTGCCAGCAACGGTACCGCCGGGCATTTTAGGTTTTGTGATTCACAGAGCAACAATAAACTGGTAGTAGGATTAAGTGGCCGCACCTCGATTAAATCTTTATAG
- the pilV gene encoding type IV pilus modification protein PilV, which produces MLHQRLNTAGFTLIEVVITLFIMTVGLLGLAGLQAQAIKASLDTAQRSQTAWLVSEVAERIRANPDASVSDYTATLTTTACLKPDKQCNTDCTPAQMAAYDLWDIFCGIDTQGVVAKAVDSLTLSELSIHCKKNCTNSAAHLAVSIHWGKDPNQQQITMEVRP; this is translated from the coding sequence ATGCTACACCAACGACTTAATACTGCCGGTTTCACCCTGATAGAAGTGGTGATCACATTATTTATTATGACCGTAGGCTTATTGGGCTTAGCCGGGCTACAGGCACAGGCTATTAAAGCCAGTCTGGACACCGCCCAGCGCTCACAAACCGCCTGGCTGGTTAGCGAAGTGGCAGAACGGATACGGGCCAACCCTGATGCCAGCGTCAGTGACTATACAGCAACACTGACCACCACAGCCTGTTTAAAACCGGACAAGCAATGCAATACCGATTGCACCCCGGCACAAATGGCAGCCTATGACCTTTGGGATATTTTCTGTGGTATTGACACCCAGGGCGTAGTGGCAAAAGCGGTTGATTCACTCACACTCTCAGAATTATCAATCCATTGTAAAAAAAACTGCACCAACTCAGCAGCTCATTTAGCCGTAAGCATTCACTGGGGCAAAGACCCCAATCAACAACAGATAACGATGGAAGTGAGGCCCTGA
- a CDS encoding PilW family protein, producing the protein MLSINQQGISLIELMIAITLALILMAAAMQVLTSSRQTYELNSDIARIQENGRIAMEILVNNIRMAGYRNPVNGIAPDYFDFQTHCKRSHHTCTLDHFIDKPGSINHGSDRLSIVYDHPADDYGGRARDCLSTELTSSERTSLLINIYSIKTVKGISSLYCRGYNKSKGQWLETGAQPLIDGIDNMQVLYGIASDTSGSVRRYVSQDQLSEQDWALIKTVKIALLVSNGLTEGFADAKSRKYRLLDNSELITAATDKQARRIYSTTVQIKNNR; encoded by the coding sequence ATGCTATCTATTAACCAGCAAGGCATAAGTCTGATTGAATTAATGATTGCCATTACGCTTGCCCTAATCCTGATGGCCGCTGCAATGCAAGTACTCACCAGCAGCCGGCAAACCTATGAGCTTAATAGCGATATTGCCCGCATTCAGGAAAATGGGCGTATCGCTATGGAGATACTGGTTAACAATATTCGTATGGCAGGCTATCGCAACCCTGTTAATGGTATAGCCCCTGATTATTTTGACTTTCAAACGCACTGTAAGCGCTCCCATCACACATGTACGCTCGATCATTTTATTGATAAGCCGGGCAGTATTAACCATGGCAGCGATAGATTATCTATTGTGTACGACCACCCCGCTGATGATTATGGCGGCAGGGCCAGAGATTGCCTTAGTACAGAACTCACCAGCTCGGAGCGAACCAGCCTGCTCATTAATATCTACAGTATAAAAACCGTTAAAGGCATAAGTAGCCTTTATTGCCGAGGCTATAACAAAAGCAAAGGACAATGGCTTGAAACCGGTGCACAACCGTTAATTGACGGTATTGATAATATGCAGGTGTTATACGGTATTGCCTCCGATACCAGCGGGAGTGTTAGGCGCTACGTCTCTCAAGATCAATTAAGTGAACAAGACTGGGCTTTGATTAAAACGGTAAAAATAGCGTTGCTCGTTAGCAATGGTTTAACAGAGGGCTTTGCCGATGCAAAATCTCGCAAGTACCGTTTACTGGATAATAGCGAACTGATAACTGCTGCTACGGATAAACAGGCCCGCAGAATCTACAGTACTACCGTGCAAATAAAAAATAACCGTTAA
- a CDS encoding PilX N-terminal domain-containing pilus assembly protein produces the protein MLIKNHQGAVLIVSLILLLLMTLLGITAMDSSQLQSQMARNSLQSQTLYQYAFSEIQQQFKALENPDRLKAVTHSNKVILVSAYTGLSIDGVGITITGHEKDNYTLSGAINFIGITAAPPGYSLDLYNTLNYEINIVAAQNHSHSKSDQTQGVSRVIPVNH, from the coding sequence ATGCTGATAAAAAATCATCAAGGTGCCGTACTGATTGTGAGCCTGATACTACTACTGCTTATGACACTATTGGGTATTACCGCTATGGACTCATCACAATTACAATCACAAATGGCCCGTAATAGCCTGCAATCTCAAACGTTATACCAATATGCCTTCAGTGAAATACAGCAGCAATTTAAAGCGCTGGAAAACCCTGACAGACTTAAGGCTGTCACTCACTCAAACAAAGTTATTTTAGTGTCAGCGTATACCGGCTTATCCATAGATGGTGTTGGAATAACAATCACTGGACATGAAAAAGATAATTACACCCTATCCGGCGCCATCAACTTTATTGGCATCACCGCAGCACCTCCGGGCTACAGTTTAGACTTATATAACACCCTAAACTATGAAATCAATATCGTAGCGGCACAAAACCACAGCCATTCAAAGTCAGACCAAACACAGGGCGTCAGCCGTGTAATACCTGTCAATCACTAA